In the genome of Acetomicrobium sp. S15 = DSM 107314, the window ACCCCATCGAGCCAGAGAGCGGAGGAACCTCCGCCGTCTAAGTTCAACGCCTCTTTCAAGCCAAGGCCATAGGCGAGCTTTCGGGCCTCTTCGAGCGTAGCTCCCTGGCTATGCCATGAATCCCGTCCGTCTATCACTATCCACCAAATTCTTTGCCCGTCATGTCCCAGTATGGTTCTGGGGTGCTTTACCTCTGTCAGCGTAGGCGCGAAGCGCTCATCTCTGTAGTATGGCCTTCCCTCGTGTATAAGCAGCGGTCCTGCCTGGACGACGTTTTTCGTCTCATTAAAGGCTGGATCGGTAAAAATAGTCGCGATCTGCGCCGGTGTGCCCAATTTCGTCCCGGCCAGAAAGACTCTCGCTTGTCCTCTTCCTACGACGAGGAAGCCATCTCCCGGAATATAGTGTTGAGAAGAAGCAGAGGGCGTTTTCCACCTCAAGAGGCCCTCCCTGACAGAGCCTTCCATCGCGTCATGCGGTATTTTTATGGCCTGCGCACCGAAGTGAGGGGTGTAGACGGAAAAGCCGTTGAAGCTCGGCGGCTCGTTAAGGCAGTCTATGGGGAATGCCGTGCCTCCGATATGCAGCCATGCCTTTACGTTTCCAGGTCCGAAATGCCAGTTGCCACCTTCGTCCCAGCCCGCAGCGTTCCTTTCTCCGAAGCTGTGACGGGCCAAAGTTCCGTCGATCTTGAGGGTACCTATGGGCAGGTCCCACGCGAAGTAGCCGCCGTTTATGGCCGCTTTAGCGCCGCTCTCTGAGGCGATCTCGGAAATGGGAAGGCGCCTCTTGCCAAAGGGAGCGGCCGTCAAGATGCTGGGCGCGACTTTTGGATCGATAACGAGAGCGCTCCAAAACAGCGCTCCGGCGGGTGGCCCCCCATGGGGTAGGAGTATCCCTCGAAATTCTTGCGGCAACGCCGAAAGGGCCCTCCACCCCTTTAAATAGCTGTCAAATGGCCCTATAGCGACGTAGAGTGCGCAGTCGTCCGATGTGATCAAGACGTCATACCCCAACGCTTTTAACTTGCCCTTGAGATTTTGAGCTGCTTGCGTAGCCTCTATTGGAAATTCCTTTATCTTTATGATCCATGTCGCGGGCGGAGCTCCCGTGCCGTGGCGATGGACTT includes:
- a CDS encoding phosphodiester glycosidase family protein, whose product is MKKNAKSKDLTPGWVAAILLIFILGLAGTGEAITRGQAVAEIMKALEIPLRTSSGEAIKDIPKGAPYEAAARSAAVYGILPPGEYYYPTLEITKLEAIYLAIRAMGWNHVAQTSKKLIAETNGTSSLSSPFVPYVEIAQRMQPTIPQDLVDQPEENLSAADLSILAQWLRACKQGCAFDKSVDVGFGELKVHRHGTGAPPATWIIKIKEFPIEATQAAQNLKGKLKALGYDVLITSDDCALYVAIGPFDSYLKGWRALSALPQEFRGILLPHGGPPAGALFWSALVIDPKVAPSILTAAPFGKRRLPISEIASESGAKAAINGGYFAWDLPIGTLKIDGTLARHSFGERNAAGWDEGGNWHFGPGNVKAWLHIGGTAFPIDCLNEPPSFNGFSVYTPHFGAQAIKIPHDAMEGSVREGLLRWKTPSASSQHYIPGDGFLVVGRGQARVFLAGTKLGTPAQIATIFTDPAFNETKNVVQAGPLLIHEGRPYYRDERFAPTLTEVKHPRTILGHDGQRIWWIVIDGRDSWHSQGATLEEARKLAYGLGLKEALNLDGGGSSALWLDGVLVNHPPGGEERPLPYALVVP